Within Halobacterium jilantaiense, the genomic segment ACGCCGGCGGCGAGTTCGGCGTCGTCGAATCAATCAAGGCCGTCTCCGACATCTACGCCCCCGTCTCGGGCGAAGTCACGGCCGTCAACGACGACCTCGCCGACGACCCCGAACTCGTCAACGACGACCCGTTCGGCGACGGCTGGCTCGTCGAACTGGACTTCGACGACGCCGACCTCGACGACACCCTCGACGCCGACGAGTACGAAGAGCAGATCGCC encodes:
- the gcvH gene encoding glycine cleavage system protein GcvH, translated to MSFDVPEHLHYLESHEWIDPETGRVGISDFAQDELGDVVFVELPGVGDDVDAGGEFGVVESIKAVSDIYAPVSGEVTAVNDDLADDPELVNDDPFGDGWLVELDFDDADLDDTLDADEYEEQIA